The following nucleotide sequence is from Stigmatopora argus isolate UIUO_Sarg chromosome 18, RoL_Sarg_1.0, whole genome shotgun sequence.
GAAGACGTGAATGGGTTCCACGCATTTGCCGTATATATTGACTTACCTTTGCCACCATGGCCGGCGTGGCGTCCACTTGCGTGGCGTGCGGATAAGGCATGACGAGGTCCATGACGCCGGACCACGTCTGCGCCCACATGTTACCTAGGCGACAGAAACGCGGATGATTTTCCTGTAATTGTTGACTCCTGCTCCGCTCTGCTGTGTTTATTAAAGGCGCTGGATTCTTGGCGGCCGAGTTTAATGCCTGACTGTGTGAAAGTGTCAGACGCAATCTCACGCTTGACGCTTCCCAAAGAAAATCTAATACTTCCTGCCTGTGAAGGCATCTGCGGCCAGCTGCAAAATATTAGCGGGCTACGCTACCAGACAAAAGGAAGTTTTTTGGCTGGAGCGCCGGCGTGAATTCCGCAGTCGAGTACTTGCTGGCTTGTGGTCTTGTATAGGTTTGAGAAAAATCCAGATTGAAATCAAAGAtcgcttatttttttcccccagcacAAAAAAGTAAGGCTAGCTAGCTCGCTTTTGGTCGGAAACAAGGGAAGCTGGCATTGACTCACCGAGCAAGTGAGCGGGAATGGGCCCTCTCGGGTTGATGCGCTTAGGACCGTACTTTTTATACAGAGCCCTGCGGACGTAGGCGTGCACGTTCAAGTAGAGCGGTTCCAGTTCTTTCCAGAGAGCCTCCAGGTCTTCCTCAAAGGTCGGCGTTTCATACAGTGCACGCCAGGAAGCCCCATTGTCGCTGTAACCTGGagataaaggagagacatgagGCGGGATCTGCTAGGATTAGACAAGTCTACATGTGAGGGTTTTTGTGTGAGCAGTAGACGACATCAGCAAGTTTGTTCAATAAATGGCTGTAAATTGAAACCTTCACAAATCACCCAATGTACTGCATTTTTCACATTAGAAATTGCACTATTTGAACATTATATTAAAGTGATCAAGAGTTTGGGAACAAAttgttgtgttttatttttattttttaaggttaCAGTTATCTGTGTTGCCAAAAAAATTCTAGTTGtctagttttttttacaattaacaTGGCGCCTCAGTATTGTTATGTGCTTGATttgtcatatatttttttggtgTCATACCATTGAGTACTGCAGCCTCATTGGACAGTTCAACGTATCTCTTGAAATCGGAGCGAAGTATTTTGCCTGCTGCATCTCGCCAACCTTTCCAGGCAAATAACAGCTCCTCATAATCTCTGGACTCTGCCATAATCTTCTGAAGGTCTGAAACATACACAAACAATGCCGttattatgttaaaaaaaaacatgggattTTTCTTGCCGTTCTTACCGGGATCCAGCGGGTGACACTGGCCGTTTTCCCTGCAGACCTTCGCCACGCTATATTTGGTCTCCATGTCGGATACGATCTTGTTGTACTAAAAGAGTAGCGGTCAACATTTAGGAAATTACGGCTTTAGTCATCCAAATAAATTTAGCACACCTCTTCAAGCCGATCTGCCGGCAGAGCCGCTTTATCGATTTCGCTGAGCCTGAGAACGATGCGTCTGGTAGCGGCGTCCTGGAAGTCCGTGGTATCGAACTTTCGTGCTTGCTTGCCGTATTCCAAAGTGTGATCTGACAATTCCAGGCTCTTCTGAAGCTgatgtgcaaaaaaatggatttcaatCAGGTGATGGGTGAATGGTAGAAGAGCGAAAAAAAATTTGAGTCTTTTTTGAAGATTGTAATAATCAAAGAACAGATCAGATGAGTTCACAGGGACAAAgcgttcatttaaaaaaaaaaaaagacaaacgggGTCTCACCATCAGCTGCTTATTGGCTTCGTTGATGTCAGTGTTGTACGCCCACGAGGCCTCGGTAAAAGCGTTGAAGACCACTTCAGCTGTGCTGTTGTACTTCTCCAGAAGTTTCTTGGCGTCGAgctcatttgtatttttatctaCACGGACGATGGCGACATTAGCCACGAAGCCACTTGGAGGAAACCTACCATTATCCATTTGCGTGTGTCTAACCGATATCCTCCGGATATCCCTCGGGAATGGGCGGCACCCAGTTAAAGTCGGGCCATCCCAGGACTTGATCGgcattttgtttttccagcCACTTGATAATAGGCTCAAAGTATCTCATGAGCGCGCCCGCGTCCAACTTGTCCGTCCCGATGGCCTCTTGGAGCACAACGGGCCAAGACTTGGAGGATCCTGCCTGAAGAATTTTTCTAGAAAGACAATCACAATTGGTCCCACATCAAATATTTCCTTAAAACGTCACCTCCCGGAATAGAAAACTCACTTCAAAATGGCGCCCGCTTCTGTGGAGCGGTAGATGTCGCAAGTGTGCAAAGGTCCGGTGTGATTGGCCGCCTCGCACAGTTTTTCGTGGAGTTGGAACTGCAAGATGAAGCTGAAAAAATACCTGCGAGAAGCAAGAAATGATATCAAACGACAGCGTTTGGGTATAAATGGACATCAATTCTTGGGATTCTTTTAATTCTAGCAGAGCAGGCATTTCTAAAAGACCAGTTTCTGAGTGAAAGACTCGCCTCCGCCACTTTACTGCCTgactcaaaacaaaataaccccTCAAGGAAGGGATAAAATGCTCCCTATATGCCTTGTTGTGTTCTTTGGTGCAAAACTAAGTGCAGCTTGTTTTCATGGAGCCAGTTTCCTGCAATTGTATAgctttatgtttataaaaaaaaaaaaaaaaaaaaacaatcccatTACCGGCAATTCTGTATTGGAATCACAGTATGCAATAACACCTCAATTCCCATTTTGAATCCATTGTTAGGGCTGTTCCCATTTGCTATAACAAAATATAGCAAATATATGGCTCTTTTTTTTGCCCTGGGCAGACAACACACTAAAATTTAGTGTTACTTGGTGtcctattttattcattttgtttatAATAAGGTGTTCATTTCGAGATTAATTCTCAAATTGCATGAACACTGATGGATGGGTTAATcggttggagaaaaaaaaacgttaccTGATGTACGGCACGTTCGCAGGAATGTGGTATTTTGCGGCGGCGTCAAAGTGATCCTCGCTGCGCTTGCTAGGTGGGCAGATGCCTTGATATTTTGTCCTTGAGAGAAGAAATAAGAAACAGATGGATTGCACCAACTTATACAAGCAAGATGAGAAGCGAGTCATCGTATAAGAATGGCTTTTTAGGAAGTGAACAGACTTCTAGAAATGAGGAGCCGATTCTAAACACAAGCCTACCTCAGGTACCACCATTCCGAGTTGTAACGCTCTGGGGGCGTGTTACCCCCAAATACACCCCAACGCCATTGGTCGATGAGATAGCCAAAGGGAAGGAAGGCTATTTTCTCCAGTGCCATTTTTAACAGGTAGTTGATGTCAGATTCTGAAAGGAAGACAAAGCGCAAGTTCAGTCGAACGTTTTCTATCGGGATCTTTGCGCTGGCTTTTCTCTCTACCGGTGTCAGACGCTCCAGATTCCAGGAGTCCGATGGTATGGAGGTGTTTAGGCGTGGaaacggacagagagaggacgTCGCCGATGGCTTCGTGAAAGCCGGGATTGGCCCCGCGGCGGAAGCCCACCGGTTGGTCTTTGTACTGGAGGTAATATTGAATGTGGCCCATCTCGTGGTGGACGGTGAAGAGCTGCTCCATTGTCACCGTGGTGCACTGCTTGATCCTAAAATGGAGGAAAACGAACGTCAAAAGCCATATTTGCCGTGAAATTGATTGAGATGACCAATACGATTGTGGTTACCGGAAGTCTTTGCGGTTGTAAAAGTCCCAGGCGGACGCGTGACACACAACCTCTCGATCGTCGGGCTTTTCCAACATGGATCCGTTCCAGAATTCTTCAGGCATCGCCGATAAATTCAGAGATTTGAAGAACTCCTCTGCCACGCGAAACATACGTTTGGCGTCGTAGccctaggaaaaaaaaagagacttcAATAGTTGGGAACaaatttcaattgtgactgAGACCTATTCAAATGTGTGTTGTGTGAGAGCATTTCAGTCATGTGTGCGAGATCGTTTGAAAGTAATTTTGCTTTGTGAGCGAGCATTTCAATTTGATATCtgcatatgtaaaaaaaatcataaagttGTTTGTGAGAGCTTGTGTGAGAGCATTTCAGTCACATGTGCAAGATCGCTTCAAAGTAATTTTGCTTTGTGGGAGAGCATTTCAGTTTGATATCAGCatgtatgaaaataataaaGTTGTTTGTGAGAGCTTATGTGTGAGAGCATTTCAGTCACATGTGCCACATAGTTTGAAAGTGATTTTGGTTTGTGAGAGAGCATTTCAATTTGATATcagcatatataaaaaaatcataaagttGTTTGTGAGAGCTTGTGTGAGAGCATTTCAGTCATGTGTGCGAGATGGTTTGAAAGTAATTTTGCTTTGTGAGAGAGCATTTCAATTTGATATTAGCATATGTAAAAGAAATCTTTAAGTTGTTTGTGAGAGTTTATGTGTGAGAGCATTACAGTCACGTGTGCAAGATCGTTTGAAAGTAATTTTGCTTTGTGATGGAGCTTTTCAATTTAATATCAGCATATATAAAAAATCATAAAGTTGATTGTGAGAGCTTGTGTGTGAGAGCATTTCAGTCACGCGTGGGAGATCGTTTGAAAGTAATTTTGCTTTGTGAGAGAGCATTTCAATTTTATATTAgcatatgtaaaaaaatcataaagttGTTTGTGAGAGCATTTCAGTCACGTGTGCAAAATAGTTTgaaagtaattttgttttgtgagagagcatttcaatttgatatcagcatatgtaaaaaaatcataaatatgtTTGTGAGAGCTTATGTGTGATAGCATTTCAGTCACGTCCGGGAGATCATTTgaaagtaattttgttttgtgagagagcatttcaatttgatatcagcgtagataaaaaaaaatcataaagttGTTTGTGAGAGCTTATGTGTGAGAGCATTTCAGTCACGTGTGCGAGATAGTTTTAAAGTGATTTTGCTTTGTGAGAGAGCATTTCAATTTGATATcagcatatataaaaaaatcataaagttGTTTGTGAGAGCATACTTGGTTTTGATAGAACACTGATGTGGTGTGAGAAAATCAGTGGTCTTATCAATGTAATGTGTGAGAGCATTTCAATACTGTATGAAATGGTTTCAATACTGCAATTACTTTTTTCTATAGTGTAtacaaaaggaggaaaaaatgcTGTGCGAGAGCCGTACTAAGTAGTGATGGTATCTCATATATAATAACAATTCCACTGTTCCCCTCACTTACTTGGGCGAGCATTTCTTTAGTCACGTCCATGTTGGGTTTGTCCGGAAACGGTGTCATCAAGCCGTAGATGTTGTTCCAGGTCTGGGCCCACATGTTTCCTGAGTGCAAGGAAGAAAACACTCTTAAGCTGGCTCGCACACGCCGTAGGAAATGCCTGCTTTAAGCATCTACGTCCACTCTTATGTACATCTCATGCAAGATAAGCTGATGAGCGAGAAGTCTGTTATCGTTTCCATCCAGATGGCCACAAAAATATTGTCCTACCGAGCAGATGAGCGGGGATCGGTCCTTTGAGGTTGATGTATTTGGGACCGTACTGCTCGTAGAGTCGGCGCCGCACAAAGGCGTGGAGGTGCTGATAGAGGGGTTGGATTGTCTTGTAGACCTTTTCAATGTCTTCTTGGAAGTTTTTCGTTTCGTACAAGCCGCGCCAGTTATCTCCCGTGTCGGTAAATCCTAGAAAAAATCCCAAAGAAAGCCAAATGTTGAGATATTTCATCATTCttccctccatccatccatttatttaaacaattCATCTCAGCATGAACACAATAAActctttttgtattttcttaCCGTCGGCTCTCGAAGCTTTGTTCCCCAGCTCGACAAACCTGGGGTAGTGTTTCTTGAGGGGAACACCCGAGACATTGTGCCAGCCCTCCCATGCGTACAAGAGTTTTTTGTAGCTCCTGGAGGTCGCCATGATCTCCGTCAGATCTGCAAAGAATCaaaatgaggaagaaaaaaaagctttcggACGAGCAAGGGCACATTTCCGGGGTACatggtcaattggtcgccggtcttttggttgccgatcttttggtcgcccggaagctaagtgataattacaatttaaatcgttgctcaaattccctaaatacaaaccgctttttagtcatacttaatgccctattaattattaggctaaagaatgctccaaatttcccagacttttattgttttttgttggcgaACTTGTTcaaaccctgactgacgtagcttcttaaaagggacaacgcatgtacatacaaactcttatacactcacacgtcggctcagtgaaactgctcattgccattgttggcttttattgatgcgtagaccgtgttgttttaccttgtttggtcgccggtcttttggtcgcccgttgtcacggtcggggcgaccaaaagaccggcgaccaatcgaccacacacacaTTTCCGGAAGCTGAAAAGaacctttaaaataaaatgcaccCTAACTGGAGTAGCGGTAATAAAAATGACTGCAGCAAAATTTGAAAAAGTAGTCTCAAATAAACAAATCATGGACTTGTAAAACTCCTCCCTGTCCTTGCTGTGGTTATGGAATCAAAATATGTGCCAATAAATATGAGTCATCCGTTTCACACCCCAAATAATGTATCACAATAATATTGCTCTTCTTGCCATGCTGTAAAATTTATCTTAGTGTGTTTATTGAACTTTATCTAGTAAATGTTATAGCCACAATACTTTGTACTGTACAGTCAGGGCAATTTCTTTCCATGCCTAGTCTTGTCACTCAAGTGTTTTATGAAATGATCTTTCCAACAATTAAAAAGTACCATGTGAGGAATTGAGCCTATTTTACAAACAATTTAATATTCCTTTCTGCTTCTTCCTTTATACACCTCGGTTACGGCGACAACAACAAATCCACGTTTTTTTCTAGTCAATAATCCTTAATTTACGGCAAGCAAAACACAGAGCCATTGTTTCCAACACGCCGCGGCTATTAGCGCGCTGTTGTTCCAAACCTCCAAAACACTTCCTGCGTCAAGTAATTTGGCCCATCCTGTTGCATTTACAGGAACCGATAAGAACGTTTTTTGGACAAGTTGTTCCTCTGTAAATCACCCTTTTCTAACCCTCACCCTTCAATCAGAGTTTACTCACCAGGTTCTAGGCTCCAAGAGACGTTAGGCTGCGGGCGGACCTTGGCGGTGGAGTAAATACTATCCATGGTGCTCAGGATGGTGTTGAACTGCGCATATAACACACGGGAAAATGGAAGTTGAGTCATTCGGTActtggacgattcgccgaaagatgtttggccgacggacagttcgccgaacggacgcgtcgccgaacggatgtttcgccaaaacgctcgccccgcccccggatcgtgtgtacacgtttttcaacctcggcccgttacggataacattcatttaggaataacaagggcatgtactgcccccgctggacatatttctaaatacaagtacgtactacactacaatgtgcaatttttttatattttttattttatccttgcgtttaaagtagtagccatttggacacgcaatgtaatttatcaaagctggggattgatgtctggcactgagaaaaaacaacactagaagacttatgtgaaattctagagaacaatacctgaaaatgccatggaacacacatttacttctagtttaattttaaataatttcccattattttaggaaatatatattcaaaatgatttgctgagaaccttaattcaaagattaatctcaacgttttctatgctggtgtaaattttctggagtaggatttctggatttacaatttcattacagtagtacttactgttactactactttattttctctatttcttctgtcaaagactgttctgcgtgatctccaaatggctactactttaaacgcaaggataaaataaaaaatataaaaaaattggcagcacattgtagtacatacttgtatttagaaatatgtccatccagtacatgcccttgttattcctaaatgaatgttatctgtaacgggccgtatatggcccgcgggccgaggttgaaaaacttgtacacacacgatccgggggcggggcgagcatttcggtgaaacgtccgttcggcgaactgtccgtggggccaaacgtccgtcggcgaaacgtctttcggcgaatcgtccggtcatggAGTCATTCTAGAAAGGATTTGAGGGACACATTTTTGAGCAGTCGGCACAAACCTCGCTTCTTTCGTCGGGAGGCAGGTTGGCAGGTCCGAGGAGCATCGCCAGGTGCATCAATTTCTGATCTTTAGGGTCGAGAGTCTCAAGCAGCTCTTTGGAGAAAACAGTCTTGGCCTTGAGACCCCAGGCTTCAGTGAAGGCCTGCTCGTCTAAGGATGCACTGACCTAAACACATGTCAAGAAACATTTATTATGTAGTAGATGAAGGATATCGCAGCAGGCTCGGGCCAAGTTCTAACCCGTTAATGCCATTTTCGTGCATTAAAGTGTCATATTTTTGTTCCAGGGATCAAGAATTTGAATTTGCTGTCTATTATTTAATGGTTTTGGGCTTTAAAGGGTCAaattagtttctttttttaatgtccttTCTATTTGAAAATGCTGGAAAGCAGTTAAGCAAAAGTCTGGCTTAAGCATTTGCAAATATGTCACAGGTGTGGTTGTTGAATTTTTCATAAACGACTAATTTTGTTTGCCCAGAaatcaaatattgacatttaaaatgatgctgaagtgttttccatttttttcccttgttgcCGTATCATTTGTTATACGTATTATATACATAAAATGGAGGCATTTTTCATCATGTGGCTGTTTGGTACAAATTCCTAATTTGTTTGATTAAAGTTTGAAGACGCTGCCAAAAGCTTTTGATCTATGTTATATCCTGactacatttacttttttttcctcagtgatGAATAGCTTTTCAACGCAGGCCAATTGCTATAAATCTGATTTCGCATTATCGCATATAAAAAGGTCTGTAGATGCTAGCTAGCATGAATCACTTTGAATTTATTCAAAtgtacatacatttttaaatagttccacATGTCCAGAATGAATGGTCCTGTGTGTATTGAATGCTTGTTGTTGAACAAGAATGTGCACGTACCATATTTCATTTTGCCTTTTTCCCTCTTTGCACTATATCTCCTCAtgctgtatttacatttttgttgttttgcaagCATGCACGTTTGGCCCAAGGTCCACTGCAACAAACACTAGTGGGCTCGgtcaaaaatgggaaaatatttGCACACGCGTCGTGATTAGGCCGCACTACAGCTTCTTTCCAGTCGGCTCTGGTTTTACTTTGCGATCGCTTCTATCTGGGGTTTTCCCAGCAGGCTTATGAGGCGGGAAATGTGAGGATGCCGACTTGGAGCGCTAACTGTGTAACCTTTGTGTACAGTCACACATAGCCAAGATCCAATTCTCGAGCTATGCTTAAAAGAAACATTATCAGATTTGGTTCTTGCCTATGGGCAACTGCGCAGGGCGCCAACTAATTGAGGGTGCACGAGAGCCCACCCCcaattgtttttcaattataGTATCATTTGTTaataatttcaaatatttatatattctacTCTTTTTGTGGTTCAGGGTCTGTGCATTTTACATTGGTGTTTGTATGTTGGCACATTAGTACTGTTCTATTGGGTAAAAATGAGGTTTATTGTTAATATTATATTCCCTACATTTTGTTTTAAGAGAGTATTTGATAAACATAACATATTCTTGTCTTTGCACGTTGGGGCTGGGCTGTgtagggaggggggggggggggggggggggttggtttATATctgtactatatatatagtgtgtAACCCTGAAGCCTTTCATTAATGTGCACTGTCATCTGTTAAAGCTTTTTATTCtgaatcatcattttttgtccccCCACTGCAGTGATGACACACGACTTCCCTTTTGATTAATGTGGATGGACATGTttgcaaaaatgcatttttggtTCCAAAATGGGCTCGCATCCATTTTTACAGTCCTGAAAACACATGACCCGCGGCGGGGGACCGGATCTACACCTGTTGTCCAAGCTACAATGtcatagagattttttttgttgttgtggcaGCTGTACAAGCATGCACTTCACAATAAAAGCTTGGAATTAAATCGGAGTTAGGTCATTTTCTGCCagacctcccacttcaaattgatacattttttttaaaaagatattgaTACAGTATTGGTTTTGACGAATAACACATAGCCAGGAATCGGAATATGAGAACTTAACTGCGTGTTTACATAACTTGATTATTTGCACGTTGacttgccgttttttttttcaggaaaatttTGGCAACCTCCAAATGAAGCCATTTACATCCAGCAGCGCACATTATTATTGGCACCGAATTGATTTTCTATTCCAAAAAGGCGGCGCGTACGTACCTGCAGTTGAGAGTTGTGCTCTGTCAAGTTAGTGTTGTACTTCCAGCTGGCTGAGACGCTGTAGAAGAAAACCATCTCAGCCGTGCGGTTGTAGTCGGCCAGGAACCTGGCCACCTCGGCCCCGGTGTTGGAATATTCCCCCGGCAGCCAGCCTTCCGGCAGAGCTCGACATGGCTGCAGCGCTTGCAGCAGGAGCGCCAGTGACCACACAAACGTGCGCATGTCTGCCTCCCGGCCAGCCGGCGcagcaaatgtaaaaaaagaggggaaaaagttgagaaaaaaaaacaaacccttCAACACGACAGTCTGAAAGCTGCTCTTCTCCTTGGAATGGTCACCGAGCTCAGCAAGTGTCTTTTAAAGTCCCAGCGTGAGCCAACCCACACGCCCCTGCAGCCTGCACATGCACCCCTTTACGATCCTAAACGTGAAGCCCAACCTTGAACGCGGCGCGCACCCGAGCCCGCCTTTTCTCGCCCTCCTCCGGCCGAGCAGCATCAGCATCAGGGAGATACGGCGGATAAGATATGGGCGGAAGATAGACTTGTCAGCGCCTCTTTGAGCGAcacggggagggagggagggactcCACATACCTTGCTCTGTGGTGCCTCGCtcagcacacacacatgcacgcaaatACACACACGGCTCAAGGGGGAAAGCAGAGGAGGGGGCGAGGGGATAGAAAGCAAAGACTTGACGAGCTCGGGGAAATGTGAAAACTAAGACGTACGCCGGTGATCAAAACTGTCTAAGAGAAACTCTCACCacttttaaatttcattcattcattttcaacaactCTGGACGacgccctagactggtcgccgtcAGGGACACTTGGAGACATGACCATTCAAACTCACATTCGCACATCCAGGGGGGGGAATTGATCCCACTTTGTCAGGGGagagaaccactgcaccatcgggtggtgCTTTTAAAGACACAAATAAATGAAGTTgtgtttaaaaattattttttaagaaaaaaaggcattactGTACATACTGGTTTAAAAAAGTCTACTCACCTCTATGAAATTAGGGCTTTTGCAAGTCCCGTTAATATGTATAATGTAATAATCATTTGTCTCCGCAGgaaattaagtaaaaaaatatatataatgtgtttttgcatgaccggacgtttggtcgcccggacgtttggtcgcccggacgtttggtcgcccggacgtttggtcgcccggacgtttggtcgcccgggcgaatataattttgagagctggtttcaacagtagatatttagttattaaactctctctcatgaatataattttgagagc
It contains:
- the ace gene encoding angiotensin-converting enzyme isoform X3, coding for MPWQNNFTSSTERDADMRTFVWSLALLLQALQPCRALPEGWLPGEYSNTGAEVARFLADYNRTAEMVFFYSVSASWKYNTNLTEHNSQLQVSASLDEQAFTEAWGLKAKTVFSKELLETLDPKDQKLMHLAMLLGPANLPPDERSEFNTILSTMDSIYSTAKVRPQPNVSWSLEPDLTEIMATSRSYKKLLYAWEGWHNVSGVPLKKHYPRFVELGNKASRADGFTDTGDNWRGLYETKNFQEDIEKVYKTIQPLYQHLHAFVRRRLYEQYGPKYINLKGPIPAHLLGNMWAQTWNNIYGLMTPFPDKPNMDVTKEMLAQGYDAKRMFRVAEEFFKSLNLSAMPEEFWNGSMLEKPDDREVVCHASAWDFYNRKDFRIKQCTTVTMEQLFTVHHEMGHIQYYLQYKDQPVGFRRGANPGFHEAIGDVLSLSVSTPKHLHTIGLLESGASDTESDINYLLKMALEKIAFLPFGYLIDQWRWGVFGGNTPPERYNSEWWYLRTKYQGICPPSKRSEDHFDAAAKYHIPANVPYIRYFFSFILQFQLHEKLCEAANHTGPLHTCDIYRSTEAGAILKKILQAGSSKSWPVVLQEAIGTDKLDAGALMRYFEPIIKWLEKQNADQVLGWPDFNWVPPIPEGYPEDIDKNTNELDAKKLLEKYNSTAEVVFNAFTEASWAYNTDINEANKQLMLQKSLELSDHTLEYGKQARKFDTTDFQDAATRRIVLRLSEIDKAALPADRLEEYNKIVSDMETKYSVAKVCRENGQCHPLDPDLQKIMAESRDYEELLFAWKGWRDAAGKILRSDFKRYVELSNEAAVLNGYSDNGASWRALYETPTFEEDLEALWKELEPLYLNVHAYVRRALYKKYGPKRINPRGPIPAHLLGNMWAQTWSGVMDLVMPYPHATQVDATPAMVAKGWDAKKMFQESDKFFSSLGLLPMPKEFWDKSMLEKPTDGREVVCHASAWDFYNRKDFRIKQCTVVTMDDLITVHHEMGHVQYFLQYKEQPVSFRDGANPGFHEAIGDVLALSVSTPKHLHSIGLLDKVENNHESDINFLMNMALDKIAFLPFGYLMDQWRWKVFDGRIPSSDYNKEWWNLRLKYQGLVPPVPRTEDDFDPGAKFHIPASVPYVRYFVSFIIQFQFHQALCNAAKHVGPLHTCDIHHSKEAGKLLGDVMKLGFSKPWPEAMTMLTGQPKMSAKPLMEYFEPLIKWLQEENDKNKDIRGWPDYDWKPTSYLMV
- the ace gene encoding angiotensin-converting enzyme isoform X1, translated to MPWQNNFTSSTERDADMRTFVWSLALLLQALQPCRALPEGWLPGEYSNTGAEVARFLADYNRTAEMVFFYSVSASWKYNTNLTEHNSQLQVSASLDEQAFTEAWGLKAKTVFSKELLETLDPKDQKLMHLAMLLGPANLPPDERSEFNTILSTMDSIYSTAKVRPQPNVSWSLEPDLTEIMATSRSYKKLLYAWEGWHNVSGVPLKKHYPRFVELGNKASRADGFTDTGDNWRGLYETKNFQEDIEKVYKTIQPLYQHLHAFVRRRLYEQYGPKYINLKGPIPAHLLGNMWAQTWNNIYGLMTPFPDKPNMDVTKEMLAQGYDAKRMFRVAEEFFKSLNLSAMPEEFWNGSMLEKPDDREVVCHASAWDFYNRKDFRIKQCTTVTMEQLFTVHHEMGHIQYYLQYKDQPVGFRRGANPGFHEAIGDVLSLSVSTPKHLHTIGLLESGASDTESDINYLLKMALEKIAFLPFGYLIDQWRWGVFGGNTPPERYNSEWWYLRTKYQGICPPSKRSEDHFDAAAKYHIPANVPYIRYFFSFILQFQLHEKLCEAANHTGPLHTCDIYRSTEAGAILKKILQAGSSKSWPVVLQEAIGTDKLDAGALMRYFEPIIKWLEKQNADQVLGWPDFNWVPPIPEGYPEDIDKNTNELDAKKLLEKYNSTAEVVFNAFTEASWAYNTDINEANKQLMLQKSLELSDHTLEYGKQARKFDTTDFQDAATRRIVLRLSEIDKAALPADRLEEYNKIVSDMETKYSVAKVCRENGQCHPLDPDLQKIMAESRDYEELLFAWKGWRDAAGKILRSDFKRYVELSNEAAVLNGYSDNGASWRALYETPTFEEDLEALWKELEPLYLNVHAYVRRALYKKYGPKRINPRGPIPAHLLGNMWAQTWSGVMDLVMPYPHATQVDATPAMVAKGWDAKKMFQESDKFFSSLGLLPMPKEFWDKSMLEKPTDGREVVCHASAWDFYNRKDFRIKQCTVVTMDDLITVHHEMGHVQYFLQYKEQPVSFRDGANPGFHEAIGDVLALSVSTPKHLHSIGLLDKVENNHESDINFLMNMALDKIAFLPFGYLMDQWRWKVFDGRIPSSDYNKEWWNLRLKYQGLVPPVPRTEDDFDPGAKFHIPASVPYVRYFVSFIIQFQFHQALCNAAKHVGPLHTCDIHHSKEAGKLLGDVMKLGFSKPWPEAMTMLTGQPKMSAKPLMEYFEPLIKWLQEENDKNKDIRGWPDYDWKPTTGDSEFKTDTVDFLGMSVARAGAVAGQWILLVIGLVLMVTIIFMAYRYRKSKRSKRSLLSMELREKH
- the ace gene encoding angiotensin-converting enzyme isoform X2, whose protein sequence is MRTFVWSLALLLQALQPCRALPEGWLPGEYSNTGAEVARFLADYNRTAEMVFFYSVSASWKYNTNLTEHNSQLQVSASLDEQAFTEAWGLKAKTVFSKELLETLDPKDQKLMHLAMLLGPANLPPDERSEFNTILSTMDSIYSTAKVRPQPNVSWSLEPDLTEIMATSRSYKKLLYAWEGWHNVSGVPLKKHYPRFVELGNKASRADGFTDTGDNWRGLYETKNFQEDIEKVYKTIQPLYQHLHAFVRRRLYEQYGPKYINLKGPIPAHLLGNMWAQTWNNIYGLMTPFPDKPNMDVTKEMLAQGYDAKRMFRVAEEFFKSLNLSAMPEEFWNGSMLEKPDDREVVCHASAWDFYNRKDFRIKQCTTVTMEQLFTVHHEMGHIQYYLQYKDQPVGFRRGANPGFHEAIGDVLSLSVSTPKHLHTIGLLESGASDTESDINYLLKMALEKIAFLPFGYLIDQWRWGVFGGNTPPERYNSEWWYLRTKYQGICPPSKRSEDHFDAAAKYHIPANVPYIRYFFSFILQFQLHEKLCEAANHTGPLHTCDIYRSTEAGAILKKILQAGSSKSWPVVLQEAIGTDKLDAGALMRYFEPIIKWLEKQNADQVLGWPDFNWVPPIPEGYPEDIDKNTNELDAKKLLEKYNSTAEVVFNAFTEASWAYNTDINEANKQLMLQKSLELSDHTLEYGKQARKFDTTDFQDAATRRIVLRLSEIDKAALPADRLEEYNKIVSDMETKYSVAKVCRENGQCHPLDPDLQKIMAESRDYEELLFAWKGWRDAAGKILRSDFKRYVELSNEAAVLNGYSDNGASWRALYETPTFEEDLEALWKELEPLYLNVHAYVRRALYKKYGPKRINPRGPIPAHLLGNMWAQTWSGVMDLVMPYPHATQVDATPAMVAKGWDAKKMFQESDKFFSSLGLLPMPKEFWDKSMLEKPTDGREVVCHASAWDFYNRKDFRIKQCTVVTMDDLITVHHEMGHVQYFLQYKEQPVSFRDGANPGFHEAIGDVLALSVSTPKHLHSIGLLDKVENNHESDINFLMNMALDKIAFLPFGYLMDQWRWKVFDGRIPSSDYNKEWWNLRLKYQGLVPPVPRTEDDFDPGAKFHIPASVPYVRYFVSFIIQFQFHQALCNAAKHVGPLHTCDIHHSKEAGKLLGDVMKLGFSKPWPEAMTMLTGQPKMSAKPLMEYFEPLIKWLQEENDKNKDIRGWPDYDWKPTTGDSEFKTDTVDFLGMSVARAGAVAGQWILLVIGLVLMVTIIFMAYRYRKSKRSKRSLLSMELREKH